The DNA segment agacaacgctttttaagcgtcgtcgtatctggaaaagacaacgcttcaaaaaagcgttgtctttgttcaaataaaaaacaaaaaaaaaattaattaacaaatttcaatattataaatcactcaaaattcaaaaatttgtagaataaaatttaatagagtctttcaatattataaatcattcaagtataaaaataatcaaattctaaATTAATGAACACTAGAAAAAAAAACTATGCATTAATCTCGAAAAACTTTGATTTCTTCCTTCAGCACATGTTAGCGTCCCAAACTTTCATAAAATCCGCAACAATctctttttctttaatttgAATCTCTATactgtaaattatttaaaaaaacaaacataaaacaaatatgaatatattaaaatgaAAAGTAAAACCAAAGACATATTTATCAGTACTAAAAGAACATGAACTACGAATGACGAAACTATCACTAAGAGATTACGCAATTATCACTAAGCGATTGGAATTATAAAGTTTTGATCCATTTAATTAAGGAATGCGGAAATAGCTTCTTTTCAGATACTAGATTTAACAATCATGACTTTGTTACCCAATTATTTAATGAGTGATAAAGTTTGTATACCTCCAGTAATAGCCATCAAGGTTCCTCCAGTTAATGCAGCAACACCGATGATACCTCCACGTTTCCATGCACTTAGCCCACGAGCTTTCTGGTGATCACGTTTATAATTTGGGATTCCTCCTCTTTCAGAGCAAACAAGAATTTTAATTTGGTTTTGACATCTACTTTTTCATTACATGACAGCAAAGGATACTTAATATGCTTGCCCATACCTTGAATGAGCTGATTCATTGCAGCAAATCTTTTAAGAAGTCCACCACACAATTGGAATCCGGGTCAAGAAAGAAAGCCACCTAATCATAtcataaacaacaaaataatgaaaattatatcgataacataaaaaaattaaatacaataGAAGAGTAAAATTAAACAGAGTAGTGATTCGATTCACGATCCCGTGTTTGTCCAGTTGGAACAAATGTTCCATCTTCAATGCCATATCCCTGCATAAGTGCCAAAAAGAGCCAATAAGATTTAAACTTTTCAAATTATACAGAATTTATAATTCATCGAATCTAGTTCCAATCCAGTTCCAAGAACCGTACTAAAGATTCCAATGTATATCACCATAGCATCGGAACTCCCAAATATTGAATATAAAACTCTAAAAATCAATATACACAATTTCATATAAGCTTAAATTGTCcgataaatgatattataattTGCTACAAACAACCAaaatctgattatttatttaccaAACTCtctaattaattcaaataagcacGTAAAATAATCATATTGTTAGAATTAGAAATCACTGTGGTGCTTAATTAGCCGTGTAAATATTCAAgttatttgttaaaaaaaggAGGAAAAAGGATGAATCTCATTAACATGGAACATACTGCTATGGAAATCATTTTAACTCATCTCAATTTATGAACCCACCTAATTTCTATGGTACAAAGAATACTACTGGTTATGAAAACTAGaatgaaaatatatatcaacTGTTTGAAACCAAAGTTTAAGTTGGCAGCTAAATGACTGAACAACAATGCAATGATCACCTTGTAGTGATTGATTAAAAGCTGTCAGATTTGCAAAACGAGAAGctgaaaaatgtttttaaataaatatatggttTGATAAGTACTTGTTCTTGGTGACATATTCTCGAATGGAAGATGGCATCTCGTAAGTGTACATGTTGATATATTTCTTATGTAAGAAGGCAGCCTTTGAGAGAATCATACTGTATGTACCAGTCCACCAAACAGACCACCATCCATTGTAAATATAAGTGTCCTGATCACCTTTCTGTGACAAAGAGAAAGACCAGTTGAAAGTGCTGCTCAAAACACGATATGAAGCAATTCTTCAGACATTTTACCCCAACATTGGAGTAGAGCAATTTATATATCAATTTGAGCTCAGGTGAAAAAGGCTTACACAGATGCATTCTGATTCAAGAATTGTTAGCGTTCAGAGAagcaaaaacataatttaaaatggCCACGTGACACGGGTAGCATAAATGGAGACCTACTTGTATTGCTGGTGAAAAAATGAATATCATGTTCATGtcaaatttaaaatgaaaaGATTAAAATACCTTCACGACGATTATGGCAATAACCCCACATACAATCAGAAATAGAAATAGCATGATGCATTTATCACTTGCCACCTGGAAAGCAAGTGAACTTGATATTAATAAAGTCAATAAAAATGAGAAATCTAATGAACTACGCATGTGAGAAAAACTAAAACTAGACCAccatatattaaaaatttccAATCAGCATCTCAAAGTAATTTCAATTTTCTTAGATTTGACCAGAAAGTTTTGCACATATAGCAGCTACCCATAGACTCTCATGTGGACACAGGCCAACATGCAGCTTCATTTTGTATAAAATTTTCCAAAGTGTTACCATATAACGTCGTATAAAAGTGACATGGTCAAAGAAAAAAAGGTTTGATGATTCCAGCTATTGTACCTGCCTACCAATTAATCTCCTTAACTAGCTGGGATGCCTTTTTGATAAAGAACTGGATAGTGTCCAGTTCATTGACAATGCAACCCCTTTGTTCATTCTGCAAATATTCAACAAGATAGATATGATTTGGCAATGAAATACTTGAGGACAATAAAATAGAGAAAGCACAAAACTTCACTCACTTGGCCCTTCAAAGTAGTAGCAGTTTGTGTTCGCACTTTGATTGTTTGATGAACAACCTAAATAATCATAGAGTTTAGAGGAATTTCAACCCATATTTAAGAATTCTCCATGTACTTTCATCTACCTGTTTGGAGCGTTCAATGGCTTGGTCAGTTTCATCCATTCTCTGTGTGCCAGCATCGATAAGCTCCTGATTTGACATTTCTATATTAATTCATGAAAATGAAAGGTGAGATATCAGCAAGATACAAGGTGATTGAAAATCTTTTTTTTTGCATACTATCACATGCAGATTAGAGTTCAATTGCATcacattcatatcaaatcaagtaatcacCATAGCGTATTATATTAAGTAGAATGGCACTGTTATCTGCCTCTTTGTATTCAGTAATAAGAGTAACAATTAAGGTTCAACGTTGAATCGAGAAGCAATGGAAGACCAGAGACTAAGTGTTACTACCGTTCTCATTTACGAAGCATCAAATAAAGTTAAGATGAAGTATCTCAAGGACATGACACATAATATTTTAGGAAGAAGTGGTTAGATTCAACAAAAAATGAGCATGAAGTAAATAATAACGACATCCAAACAATGTATTTAAAATTTCGAAGAGCCCAAATGAGAGCACAAGGAGGTATTGTCATGGGgcaaaaaaaaggaaaataagtAGGGCGGTAAGGTAAACTAGATTATAGCAAGCCGACAAAGGCTATGGATTTAAAAGCTTGCCATATGGAATCGGCAAGTTATAAAATTGTGAGACACAAGATCAATTAAAGCTAATCCAGGTTTTGAACTTAAAATGTTTTCTGAAGATAACAATTTCTCCAAAGAGAGGAATAAGATATCCCAATATTGCAGCGCTTTGTAGACGAGTtaacaagaattttttttaaaaaaagaaaaacaaagatgaatttattttaaaagtcGTGTCTGTACATAAGTAAATCTATCTACAATAGTATAGCAGGCGCCATTCACCCTTTTTCTTGTAACCACATACATATGTGAATTGGATCGGAGTGTCCTTCAATACACACATGCAGCTCCCCCAATTTCAGTTTCTTATTTGGCTAGACAAATTTCGGTTATATACCAGCTCACCTTGGCAAATTTAGTAGCCAAACCATCCATATCAGATAATGATCCAAGTCTTGATCCCTGGGAAATGTAAATAAATTTCAATCAGTAGGCCAATCACTCCATGCAAATAACTGCCAGAACAAACTTATACATTAAAAGTTAAAACTcactaaaacaaatattaaCAGTGAATATAGtttcaatgcatacaaaagCAACACATTGAGATGCTGAAAGGTTTGTAAGAGTCAAGAACCGAAGCCCATTATTGTATAATTAATGAGATGTGTGTGAGATCAATAACAAGGATTGAATGAATGTTTCATATGGTCTATAATTCTAGCAGCATGGAGAAATCCTGGGATAGTGAACacgaaaaagaagaaaaaaaactgATCATGGACAGAAGGAAGATGATAGAGCATATGaaaacaaacaataaaaaaGAAGGCGACCACTCGTAAAAGCAGAAGCCGACAGAGCCGTTAACCACTCATGAACAAGGCAGAACACatatttaagaaaattttagGCTAACATAAACACAGATCTAAAAACAAAGAAACACCAGATTCACAGTAACCACCTATGGACAAaggaaaacacataaaaacagaaaTACATTGTATATCATGTATACGAACaaaaagaagagaagagaaaGTGAGAAATGGAAGATTAACGATAAGTACCTATGGACACAAAATgaaaatcagaaaaaaaaaatcgatggAAATAAACCTGCACCGAGCTTTACAATCCCAATCAGAATCCTATCACGCGAGACGGCAAGCACCTATggacacaaaaattaaaatcaaatgagAAGAAAAGGGAAAACAGATGTGTTAATCAAAATATGTAAACAGAAGAATATTGTAAATGTGTAGTTAAAGAGAAGAACCAAAAAAGTCCATGGAAACGAACCTGCACCAAAATTTGCATTCCAAAAGTGTAGGCGATCGGAAGATGGAAGAATGATACAAGAGAATACCATTGTATTTATATTTGTTATTGATGAATCGAGGATGTCCCGAGTTAGGGCTCAGGTCTCCTATTAAATTCTTGATTTACATCTACACAACACGAAAAAAAAAACCAGCAAGCAAGAAACGTTAAATAGCAGAAAACTAGGGGTTCACTTCCTCTACACACAGTAGAAATCCCATCCAAATAAGAATGATCGAAAGAGACACACACATAACCGCACAAAGTAGAGAAATGAAGTAGATACTCAAAGAAGTCAAAGCTACATATCGGGAGACTTATACTTCGTATTTCCTTCAATTCCTCGTCTCTTTTAGCCATCTTCACCACTGAAAAAGTAGGGGAATAAGAAACCCGAGCATAGAAGGCGCTGGACATGTGGGATGGGAACAAATGCGAAATCCGAATGCCATGGAAAGCGGAGGCAGAGGAGGAGGGTTTGGAGACGCAGGTAAAGCTCGAAGAAGCGGGAGGCAGATTTTTGTGGAATGATGAAGAGAATTTAAAAGGGCTTAGGGTTCAATCGTTTTCTTTGATTTCATCGGCGAAGGTAGAAGCGACGATTGATGGGGATTTTTGTTCTGAGAGATGAGGCTATAGAATTGAAAGAGTGAAAAATGAGAAATGGATCGGAGAAGAAAATCGAGGAGGAGTTTGGGGATTTTGGGGATCTGAGAAGCAAATAgtgttattaatttttattatattttaagttttattttaaattttaaataaaaataatagttattctacaacactttttaaaaaagtgtTGTAATATATAGGAAAAAAAACGGTAatagacaacacttttaaaagtgttgtctttgaCCCAAAAAAACGCttatagacaacgctttttgttaaaaagcgttgtctttgattaataaaaaatatataacgacaacgcttttccctaaaagcgttgtcgtttttaaaaagacaacacttttcactaaaagcgttgtcttttaagtgttgtgtttgtgcatttttgttgtagtgaggTATCATTTACGCTATTTCTGATAGTTCTTGGGTGTCACTAGTACATGTTGTGCCTAAAAAAGAAGGTATGACTGTTgttaaaaatgagaaaaatgagttGATATCAACTCGTACTGTCACTGGTTGGAGTGtctgcattgattatagaatgTTGAATAAGGCCACTAGAAAAGATCATTTTCCTCTtctttttattgatcaaatgcttgacaGGTTGGCTGGTTACCaacattattgatttttatattgtTATTCTAGgtataatcaaattgctatagcTCCAGAAGATCAAGAGAAAACAACTTTTACTTTTTCTTATTGTACTTATGCTTTTAGGAGAATGTCATTTAGTTtgtgtaatgcaccggctactttTTTTCGATGCATGATGGCAATTTTTTCGGACATGGTGGAGGAAGCCATggaaatttttatatatggatGACTTTTCTTTGTTTGGGTTTTCttttcataattattttaacAATCTAGCCCATGTTTTGCAGCGCTGCCAAGAAAAGAATTTAATTCTTAATTgtggaaaaatgtcactttatggttcaagagggAATTTTACTTGGGCAAAATGTCATCTAATGTACTTGAGGTTGATCGAGCTAAAGTGGTTGCGGTTGAAAAACTTCCATCGCCAAATAATGTGAAAGCCATTAGAAGTTTCTTGGGACACGCCGGGTTTTATCGTTGCTTTATtagagatttttctaaaattactaagcctttatgtaatttattataaaaagattcaacttttatttttgataatcGTGCTTGCAGGCGTTCAAAAAGATCAAGGAAGCATTAATTTCTATGCCTATCATGATTGTGTCTGACTGGAAAGAGCCGTTTGAAGTCATGTGTGATGCTAGTGATTATTTCGTGGGAGCAGTTTTGGGCCAAAAAAGAGACAAGATGTTTGGACAATTTATTATGCCCGCCACACTCTTGATGAAGCACAAAAAATTTACACTACTACTGAAAAAGAGATGTTGGCTGTGGTGTTTTCGTTCGATAAATTCAGGTCTTATCTTATTGGCTTTAAAGTAATagtttatactgaccatgcagcaatTCGTTATCTTTTTGCTAAGAAGGATGCAAAGCCGAGACTGATTCGGTGGATACTCTTcttacaagagtttgatttcgAAATTAGAGACAAGAATGAAAGTGAAAATTTAGTGGCGGATCATTTATCTCATTTGGATTTGGAAGGAAAAGATGAATATGAACTCATCAAGGAACAATTTTTGGATGAACATctttttgaggtaaattctTAACTTCCTTTGTTTGATGATATTGCTAATTTTCTTTCTTGTGGTGTTTTGCCTCCAGATCTTAATCATCACCAAAGGAATAAATTCTTTCATGATGCCAAGTTCTATCCATGGGATGATCCATTTGTATACAAGAAGTGTTCGGATCAAGTGATAAGGAGATGTGTGTCTGATGCTGAAGCAAGAGAAATTCTGGAACAATGCTATTTTGCACCATATGGTGGTCACTATGGATCATCAAAGACAGCTTCTAAAGTACttcaatctggtttttattggctaACTTTGTTTAAGAATAGCTATACCTTAGTGAAATCCTGTCATAGATGCCAAAGGATGGAAAATATATCTAGACGTCATGTATTACCCCTTACAAATATTTTAGAGGTTGAATTGCTTGATTtttggggtattgattttatgggtcgtttctgtagtaacccagattctgttttaagataataatatgttaaacatgatcaagagttagtaattaaccaattcaagGGCTTAAACGGGCTGCAGAGTTAAGAATTGGGCTTCCTAagtttgggccagatcggacgAGCCGAAGTgacttcggacgttccgaactcaGTAGATCGGGAGCTCCGAAGAtgggcttgttgacttcggagttaaggggcgatcggacggtccgaactccttCAGGCTAGCCAGgaaggattactcagccatggattttgacaagtgtcagaCATAGAgcagtttggacggtccgaactcgcgatcggacgatccaaacttgACGTGACTAACATGCAAGCTAGGAGctggatcggatgatccgaacttgagtttggaggctccgaacttgccGAGTTtgaggtctataaatagggctcattcgaattcattttgaattacaaattctgagtttccttcttcagttatatataagtgtgagttatacacttgagggtccTATCGGTTATTAGAGAGtttctggaataacaaaggtgttgttatagtcatccagaactagcgacttcaaaggactgactacggacgaaggtatggtccgggaatcatATTAAGTTTtaggagtacttattagcttagttaaggcttataaaacttgtgcagtgatacggtgaacttttgaatatagacttggaacctagTCCTActaagacttgaactagcctagaggtacgtacacattgactgagattgccagcgagtatacatgtttatatgttgcattttcttggcattattatgtggcatgatatatgttttaccgcttttcatattcatatgtcatgtgcacatacacgttgagcctttatcttgattatagagccgctc comes from the Henckelia pumila isolate YLH828 chromosome 1, ASM3356847v2, whole genome shotgun sequence genome and includes:
- the LOC140863842 gene encoding uncharacterized protein, producing MSSNVLEVDRAKVVAVEKLPSPNNAFKKIKEALISMPIMIVSDWKEPFEVMCDASDYFVGAVLGQKRDKMSYLIGFKVIVYTDHAAIRYLFAKKDAKPRLIRWILFLQEFDFEIRDKNESENLVADHLSHLDLEGKDEYELIKEQFLDEHLFEILIITKGINSFMMPSSIHGMIHLVVDYVLKWVEAIATPTNDARVVVKFVQKNIFTPFGTPRAIICDEVELEHRDYGAMKELNFDLKESGEEPLLQLNEMDEFRNDAYENDKIYKEQTKKWHDKKITEWKKCICMASLSCMGCHDGRKFQVNVQRVKHYFGDEVRNIESVSLIEPV
- the LOC140863828 gene encoding novel plant SNARE 12-like, with the protein product MAKRDEELKEIRSISLPICSFDFFEYLLHFSTLCGYVCVSFDHSYLDGISTVLAVSRDRILIGIVKLGAEMSNQELIDAGTQRMDETDQAIERSKQVVHQTIKVRTQTATTLKGQNEQRGCIVNELDTIQFFIKKASQLVKEINCSLAFQVASDKCIMLFLFLIVCGVIAIIVVKTIVGPADDKDRRNVNGSSM